A window of Castanea sativa cultivar Marrone di Chiusa Pesio chromosome 1, ASM4071231v1 contains these coding sequences:
- the LOC142634812 gene encoding histone H1-like, giving the protein MEEKHKDVLPLNYKKILGLHLKNSAVKGKLIKIKASYKLFEMAKEEKVTTITTKAVKKPDVAKKAVKKVMKKVGPKKTKKSTPAKPKQPKLIKSPAAKRAKRTVA; this is encoded by the coding sequence ATGGAAGAGAAGCACAAGGATGTGCTTCCTCTGAATTACAAGAAGATTTTGGGCCTCCATTTGAAGAACTCTGCTGTGAAAGGAAAGCTTATCAAAATCAAGGCTTCGTATAAGCTATTTGAAATGGCTAAAGAGGAGAAGGTTACAACTATAACAACCAAGGCTGTGAAGAAACCTGATGTTGCTAAAAAGGCTGTGAAGAAGGTCATGAAGAAAGTTGGGCCTAAGAAGACCAAGAAATCGACTCCTGCTAAGCCTAAACAGCCCAAATTGATTAAGTCTCCTGCTGCTAAAAGAGCCAAGAGGACTGTTGCTTGA
- the LOC142634818 gene encoding protein FAR1-RELATED SEQUENCE 5-like: MEKDGKSNLEEVVSIDSEEDTTPKIGMEFDLEDEEYLYYNIYAGYVGFSICRDWLNRSKANKTTIISCKFCCFKASYKKEVAYDGKKSRMELRYGCEAQVVISRQKNGKYRITLFEAKHNHEVATLRSKHKLPTQRKISAAQAAEAELANRSGIRQKLVFEFMSKQAGGRENLGFTLKDTSSHLQSKQMREMKEGEAFTLIHYFEMRKSENASFFYEIQLDVDDQITNIFWADPKMVVDYDLFGDIVCFDTTYRTNKNHRPLTPIIGVNHHRQTVVFGAKLLYNETVETFLWLFQILLKAMCGKKPVTIFTDQDLAMAKAIVEVLLEPHHHLCQWHIYQNALKKLNTYFQSLNSFAAEFKSCMCDHEYEDDFFQAWESMLDKHGLQENSWLIIFEVREKWAMVYGRNHFCANITTTQLSESFNSRL, translated from the coding sequence ATGGAGAAAGATGGGAAAAGCAACCTTGAAGAAGTTGTGTCTATTGATTCAGAGGAAGATACAACTCCAAAAATTGGAATGGAGTTTGATTTAGAGGATGAggaatatttatattataatatatatgctGGATATGTTGGATTCAGTATTTGTAGAGATTGGCTGAACAGAAGTAAGGCAAATAAAACAACTATCATATCCTGCAAGTTTTGTTGTTTTAAAGCTAGTTACAAGAAGGAAGTTGCATATGATGGAAAGAAATCTAGAATGGAATTAAGATATGGTTGTGAAGCCCAAGTGGTTATCAGTCGtcaaaaaaatggtaaatatcGTATTACCCTTTTTGAAGCGAAACACAATCATGAAGTTGCAACTCTACGGAGTAAACATAAATTGCCGACACAAAGGAAGATATCAGCTGCCCAAGCAGCTGAAGCTGAATTAGCAAATCGCTCTGGGATTAGgcaaaaattagtttttgagtTCATGAGTAAACAAGCTGGAGGTAGGGAAAATCTTGGTTTTACTCTTAAAGATACTAGTAGTCATTTACAATCTAAACAGATGAGGGAAATGAAAGAGGGAGAAGCATTTACCCTTATTCATTATTTTGAGATGAGAAAGTCTGAAAATGCTTCATTTTTCTATGAGATACAGTTGGATGTTGATgatcaaataacaaatatattttgGGCAGATCCTAAAATGGTTGTGGATTATGATTTATTTGGTGACATAGTTTGTTTTGATACTACGTATCGAACCAATAAAAACCATCGTCCATTGACACCTATAATTGGAGTGAATCATCATAGACAAACTGTGGTCTTTGGTGCTAAATTGTTGTATAATGAAACAGTTGAAacttttttgtggttatttCAAATCCTCTTAAAAGCAATGTGTGGAAAGAAGCCGGTTACAATATTTACTGATCAAGATCTAGCAATGGCTAAAGCAATTGTAGAAGTGTTACTAGAACCTCATCATCATTTATGCCAATGGCATATATATCAAAATGCTCTCAAAAAACTCAACACGTATTTTCAGAGTTTAAATTCATTTGCTGCAGAATTTAAAAGTTGTATGTGTGATCATGAGTATGAGGATGATTTTTTTCAAGCATGGGAATCAATGTTAGATAAACATGGTCTTCAAGAAAATAGCTGGCTGATCATTTTTGAAGTTAGAGAAAAATGGGCGATGGTATATGGTAGAAATCATTTTTGTGCAAATATAACGACCACACAATTGAGTGAAAGCTTCAATAGTCGCTTGTGA
- the LOC142621549 gene encoding uncharacterized protein LOC142621549: protein MLLRSSSTPILNSWLPHAVKDSSSPVPELDIVPQIPKRRNSLTLTVGSPPPVINDPITKTMTRAVSETDLRELSVPKRKSFSKTLSGITVEEEVEEAVKTVGSLGERCEVGTKSGSGVMSLLVAGGIGCGGGKICGGGGGGGRSDGDEDGSFDFWDSNHGNEGTDLYYQKMIEANPGNPLLLCNYARFLKEVRGDFVKAEEYCGRAILANPNDGEVLSMYADLIWQSYKDAPRAENYFDQAVKAAPDDCYVLASYARFLWDAEEGEEEEMDHEVGDGTSKTLPITASFFRGAPLAASS, encoded by the exons atgCTTCTACGAAGCTCATCAACTCCGATCCTAAATTCATGGCTTCCACACGCAGTAAAAGACTCTTCATCCCCAGTCCCAGAGCTCGACATAGTCCCCCAAATCCCCAAACGACGAAACTCCCTTACCTTAACAGTCGGATCTCCTCCTCCGGTGATCAACGATCCAATCACTAAGACGATGACGCGTGCGGTCTCCGAAACCGACCTCCGCGAGCTCTCGGTTCCGAAGAGGAAGTCGTTTTCGAAAACCCTGAGCGGAATCACCGTGGAGGAGGAGGTAGAGGAAGCGGTGAAGACGGTGGGGTCATTGGGGGAGAGGTGCGAGGTTGGGACGAAGAGTGGGAGTGGGGTGATGAGCTTGTTGGTGGCGGGTGGGATCGGGTGTGGCGGCGGTAAGATTTGTGGCGGCGGTGGAGGTGGTGGACGGTCGGACGGTGATGAAGACGGGAGCTTCGATTTCTGGGATTCGAATCATGGGAATGAGGGTACTGATTTGTATTATCAGAAAATGATCGAGGCTAATCCTGGAAACCCGCTTTTGCTCTGCAACTATGCTAGGTTCTTGAAAGAG GTTCGCGGAGATTTTGTAAAGGCGGAAGAGTATTGCGGGAGGGCGATTTTGGCGAACCCGAATGATGGGGAAGTGTTATCCATGTATGCAGATTTGATATGGCAGAGCTATAAGGATGCTCCTAGAGCTGAGAATTACTTTGATCAAGCTGTTAAAGCTGCCCCTGATGACTG TTATGTTCTAGCATCGTATGCTCGGTTTCTTTGGGATGctgaagaaggagaagaagaagaaatggaccATGAAGTGGGAGATGGCACTAGCAAAACATTACCAATAACAGCCAGTTTCTTCCGTGGAGCTCCTTTAGCTGCTTCTTCttga